In Mustelus asterias chromosome 17, sMusAst1.hap1.1, whole genome shotgun sequence, the following are encoded in one genomic region:
- the gpr34b gene encoding putative G-protein coupled receptor 34b, with amino-acid sequence MLTTRSTSLPEKMGTTNLPMSYWQSENGSKLLKANTSADLNCSIEESFLMVFLPVAYSFIFLTGLISNISALCIFFFIQNKKNSIHIYLINMAIADLLSISCLPFRIAYHANHNQWVLGKLFCNIVGNVFYMTMYISIILLGLISVDRYLKITRPLQRYKLRNATQSAVICAIIWFVSILIAVPMLLKTRTATSSNDNSKCFHYRERDHFKAYINLFIVICFWIIFFCLTVSYGKIVKKLSKLSIEKPGFSNNKILSRAATKTYIVLFIFTICFVPYHISRFFYIASQLRKTNCYWRNVANRSNEISLLFSAFNSCLDPIMYFLLSKTVRRTVLSLVSEKFQRDTRSEST; translated from the coding sequence ATGCTTACCACCAGATCAACCTCATTACCTGAAAAGATGGGAACGACCAATCTGCCAATGAGCTACTGGCAATCAGAAAATGGAAGTAAATTGCTAAAGGCAAACACATCAGCTGATCTAAACTGTTCCATAGAGGAGAGCTTCCTAATGGTTTTTTTACCTGTAGCATACTCATTCATTTTTCTAACTGGACTGATCAGCAACATTTCAGCACTGTGTATATTTTTCTTCATTCAAAACAAGAAAAATTCCATCCATATCTACCTGATTAATATGGCAATTGCAGACCTCCTCTCAATTTCCTGCCTCCCTTTCAGAATAGCATATCATGCAAATCATAACCAATGGGTGTTAGGAAAATTGTTCTGCAATATTGTAGGCAATGTATTTTACATGACTATGTATATTAGCATTATACTTCTGGGACTCATCAGTGTGGATCGGTACTTAAAAATAACAAGACCTTTGCAGCGCTATAAATTACGGAATGCCACCCAAAGTGCAGTGATTTGTGCTATTATCTGGTTTGTGTCCATTTTGATTGCTGTACCAATGCTTTTGAAGACCAGAACAGCTACCAGTTCCAACGACAATTCCAAGTGCTTCCATTATAGAGAAAGAGATCACTTCAAAGCATACATCAATCTTTTTATTGTGATATGTTTTTGGATTATATTTTTTTGCCTCACTGTTTCATATGGAAAGATTGTTAAAAAACTTTCAAAGCTCAGCATAGAAAAGCCTGGCTTTTCTAACAACAAAATTCTCAGCAGAGCTGCAACAAAAACGTACATTGTTCTTTTTATTTTCACCATATGTTTCGTCCCATATCATATCTCCCGATTCTTCTACATCGCATCTCAGCTCCGCAAAACAAACTGTTACTGGAGAAATGTGGCGAATAGATCAAATGAGATATCACTCTTGTTTTCTGCTTTCAACAGTTGTTTGGACCCAATCATGTATTTTCTGCTCTCTAAGACTGTTAGACGAACAGTACTGAGTTTAGTCAGTGAGAAATTCCAGAGAGACACGCGAAGTGAGAGCACTTAA